The genomic stretch TTTAATTTATACCGGCTTCTAAATATTATTTGATTGTTTAAATATGAATTACTTCGCCATAAGCAGCTGCGACAGCTTCCATAATAGCTTCGGACATAGTTGGATGTGGATGAACGGCTTCAATAATTTCTCTACCCGTAGTTTCCAGTTTGCGTGCAACTATAACTTCGGCTATCATTTCTGTTACATTATCACCTATCATATGGCAGCCCAACCATTCGCCATATTTAGCATCAAAAATAACCTTTACAAAGCCTTCTTTATTGCCTCCTGCACTTGCTCTTCCTGAAGCACTAAATGGGAATTTACCGACTTTAATATCGAAACCGGCTTCTTTAGCCGCCTTTTCGGTATATCCAACACTGGCAATTTCGGGGGTTGTATAAGTACAGCCCGGATTATTATTGTAGTCCATAGTAGTGGGGTTGTGACCTGCAATTTTTTCGACACAGATAATCCCTTCGTGTGAAGCTGTATGTGCTAATGCGGGACCCGGAATAATATCGCCTATGGCATAATATCCTTCTACATTAGTACGGAAATATTCGTCAACTAAAACTTTTCCTCTTTCGGTTAAAATTCCGGTCTCTTCTAATCCAATATTTTCAATATTAGTTGCAATTCCAACAGCAGAAAGAACTATATCAGCTTCTATTTTTTCTTCTCCCTTTTTGGTTTTGATAGTTATTTGGCATTTTTCTCCGGAAGTGTCTACATTAGTTACTTCGCTGGAAACCATAACTTTCATTCCGGCTTTTTTGAAGCTTCTGCCTAATTGTTTAGAAACTTCTATATCTTCGAGTGGAACAATAGTATCAAGAAATTCAACCAAAGTTACTTTAGTGCCTATACTGTTGTAGAAATAAGCCAATTCAGAGCCAATAGCACCGGAACCAACTACAAGCATAGATTCCGGTTGTTTGTCGAGTGTCATAGCTTCGCGATATCCAATAATTTTTTTACCATCTTGAGGTAAGTTTGGTAATTCGCGAGAACGAGCACCGGTAGCTAAAATTATATGATTGGCAGAATATTCCTTGATTTTACCATTGGCGTCTGTTACCTCAATTTTTTTATTGGGTTTAATTTTACCAAAACCTTGAATAACATCTACTTTATTTTTTTTAAATAGGAATTGTATGCCTTTGCTCATATTACTGGCTACGCCTCTGCTTCGTTTAATAATCGCTTCAAAGTCGGCTTCAATATTACCGGCAATTTTAATACCATAGTCGTTAGCATGAGATGCGTAATTATAAATCTGAGCACTTTTTAATAATGCCTTGGTAGGAATACATCCCCAATTTAGGCATATGCCACCCAGTTCGGCTCTTTCTATAACTGCAACTTTTTTACCTAATTGTGATGCTCTTATTGCGGCAACATAACCTCCTGGTCCACTGCCTAATACAAGTATGTCGTAATTCATATTGATTCTAAATTAGAATTAAATTTTGAGCAAATTTACAAAATTATCTGCAGCTGAAGAATAAAAACCATTTATAATTTAGTAAAATGCAATTTGGCTATTTAATATTAGATGTTTTTATATTCTATAGCTTTTTTGTTCTGTTTCAGTTACTTAGGTGTTTTTTTGTATATCTTAGTTTTGATAATATTGTAAATTAATAAATTTATAAGTAAGACATGTGTTGTGTTAAATAATTTAAGTAATTGGTATGTACATATGAAATATTGTAAATTTTTAATTAGTCATTTTGTTTCCGCTTCTTTTTTTCTTATCTTTGGAATGCCTACATGGCTGAAACATATATACTTAAAAACAAATTTAATTCTGCGTGTTTTTATTGATGATATAGTAGTTGTGGTGTAATGTTTTATTGTGTTTTATGTGGAGTTAGTGAATAATATTTTTCAGGTGAATATTTTTTTGTTCAATAAATAAAATACTATGATGAAACGAATGACTGGATTTTTGAAATTTCTTTTTGATTCTTCATAATTGTTGATGAAATAAAGAAAAATATGGAGCCGGAGACCATAAATTAAACGGGGCGTTTCAGAAAAGCCTTATGAGTATGGGATTATTTAATTAAAACAACGCAGAATTATGAGTACAGTATTAGGAAAAGATGAAAAAATAATCAGGGAGGATATTTTCACCGCAAACCTTATTTTATTTTGGCTTAAAGCAAATTATACATTAACTGATAAAAGAATAACGGGACATACTCCAAATACTCTTTTAGGTTTAATACCGCTTGGTAAGGCGCAAATAGCTATTCCATTAAAGTCGATAGCTTCAGTTATTAGCTCTACAAAATTTCATTTTGTAAGATTACTTATAGGTGTTGTGCTTTTGGGAGCGGGATTGTCTATGCTTGGTAGTTCATTTATTATTGGAATTATTCTTGCTATATTGGGTTTGGTAAATATTTTAAACTGTTATACTGCAACTTTTGATATTACAAATAATGCAGGACAAATTACAGGTTATGAAATTTCCATATTAGAGAAAGAAAAAGTACAGGGTTTTGTAAATGAAATAAATACAATAATTGCGGAATTGTAATTTTATGATTTATGTTTTATTAGGAGCTTTAAATTAAGGCTCCTTTTTTTATGTCAATTTTCAGCTAAAAACGGCTTACTATATACGAAATTGCAGGTAGGGAATAAATGCAGGTCATAAGTGTGGAGTCGCCCTCTTGATTAGCGTTTTGCTATTCTTTTTTCAATTTGTTTTTTGCTTAAATTCAACCCAATGGGAGTTTATATATAAACTCTTATTTATTCAAAGATTTTGAGAATAATTCTTTATACCATTCTACTTGTTTTTGCAAACCTTCTTTTAACTCGGTTGTAGGTTGGTAGTTTAATAATCTTATAGCTTTATCAATAATAGCCAGCGTTTGTGTTTGATCTCCTTGCAAAGGAGCTTGTATGTCAAATCGGGCTTTTTTACCCATAATTTCCTCAATAATTCTAATGCCGTCACCTGTTTTTATTTCCTTATCAGATCCTACATTAATAATCTCACCTAAGCAAGCTTCGGTATTATTTAGTACTGCGGCAAGACCTTTTACGGCATCGCCAACATAAGTAAAACTTCGCGAGTGTTCCATACTTCCTTTATAAAGAGGAAATGTTTTATCGTTTAAAATGCTATCAATAAGTTTGGTGTAAAGCTTTTCCGGGCGTTCTCGTGGTCCGTAAACAGAGTATAATCGGAGTGAGCAAGCTTTAAGAATTCCTTGTCGATGCTGAGAAAGTGCTAACTGCTCGGCAGCTAGTTTGGTTACTCCATAATAGGAAGCAGGCTCAACAGCTATGCTCTCTTTGGATGTTGCTTCGCGACCGTAAACAGATGATGTTGAAACGTTTATAAAGCATTTGAGTTTAGTGTTTTGTTTTGCGAAATCGATAAGATTGGCAGTGGCATGTAAGTTGTTTTTGGTATATTCTTCAAAGCTAACTCTATTAGATAAGCCGGGTTGTGCGGCCAAATGATAGATATAATCAAAATCAGTAGGAAGTGCTTTTTTGAAATCATTATTCATCAAATCGTATTCGTGAATAGTAACACCTTTTTTCTTGACTTCGGCAGCATTAATATCCTTTAATTTTCTGGAATAATAGTTGGTAAAGCCATCTAAACCAATAACTTCATGATTTTGATCTGCAAGGTATTCGCAAAGATGAGAGCCAATAAATCCGGCTGCTCCGGTAACAAGAATCTTCATTATTTTTCGTTTCTGAGTTTAGTAAAATAGTCGATGTAATTCTCTATAGTTTTATCGATAGAGAAAGTATGTTGTGCTGTGTATTTGGCACCGGCAGAGAGTTTTTTGGATAGTTCAGGATTATCTAAAATTTTGCTTAGTTGCTGTGCTAGTTCGTCAATATTTTCATCATCGAAAAGCAAACCGTTTTCCATTTCTTTAACCAAATCAGGATTTCCTCCTGCACGTGTTGCTACCACAGGTAATTCCATATACATTGCTTCTAAAATAGCTTGAGAAAGTCCTTCGGTTGTTGAGGGTAAAACGTAGGCATTAAAAAGTTTATAATGAGCTAATACTTCTGATGGATCTACCATTCCAAGAAAGTGAAGAGTATGTTTTTTGCGTGCAATTTCGACAGCTTCTATGCCCAATCTTTCGGCTGTAAAGCCTAAAAAGAAAGCGGTTACAGGCTCATCAATTAAAGCCAATGCTTTTACTAATTGGACATGTTTTTTTAAGCGAGAAACACAACCAACCACTCGATGATTCTCAGGGATATTGTATTTTATACGTAGCTGTTTTACTTGGTTTTCATCAATTGAAGCATATTTCTCTGCAGGTGTTCCGTTGTAAATAACGGTAATATGATTTGCCGGAGTTCCTTTTTTTATCAGTGCATCTTTAACGCCTTGGCTGACAGCAATAATTTGATCTGTTCCTTTAGTGTAAAACCACGATTGTATTCCGCCAACAGAAAGAGGCATTTGTCGTCTAGTGTGTACTAGTTTAACGGGTAATTTATAAATCCAACGTGCGAAAATAGAAAGGTAACGATCGTAAGATGCCTGAGCATTTATGATATCAATATCATCGCGTAAAACAATATCTTTAATAGCTCGCATACTTTTTCTGTCCCATTTTGAAGAAAAGGGGAGATGCTCTATTTTAACTTTGCTGTCTTTCAATAGTCTAATATATAAACTTTCGGGTTTACACGCGAGTGTAACTTTATGCCCTTTTTCTGTTAAACCCTTAGCCAAATAGCTAATCGACATAGTTGATCCTGCAATTACGCCTTCGTAAGTGAGTATGAGGATATGTAAAGGTTTCATAGATTGCAAATAAATTAATTGTTTGCAAATATCGAATTTTTATAGATGCAAACAGAAAACATATCTATTGTTTAATGTTTATGCTTTTTTGAGCCTTTTTCCACGAGCAAGAGAAGCAAA from Bacteroidales bacterium encodes the following:
- a CDS encoding NAD-dependent epimerase/dehydratase family protein — encoded protein: MKILVTGAAGFIGSHLCEYLADQNHEVIGLDGFTNYYSRKLKDINAAEVKKKGVTIHEYDLMNNDFKKALPTDFDYIYHLAAQPGLSNRVSFEEYTKNNLHATANLIDFAKQNTKLKCFINVSTSSVYGREATSKESIAVEPASYYGVTKLAAEQLALSQHRQGILKACSLRLYSVYGPRERPEKLYTKLIDSILNDKTFPLYKGSMEHSRSFTYVGDAVKGLAAVLNNTEACLGEIINVGSDKEIKTGDGIRIIEEIMGKKARFDIQAPLQGDQTQTLAIIDKAIRLLNYQPTTELKEGLQKQVEWYKELFSKSLNK
- a CDS encoding glycosyltransferase family 4 protein; its protein translation is MKPLHILILTYEGVIAGSTMSISYLAKGLTEKGHKVTLACKPESLYIRLLKDSKVKIEHLPFSSKWDRKSMRAIKDIVLRDDIDIINAQASYDRYLSIFARWIYKLPVKLVHTRRQMPLSVGGIQSWFYTKGTDQIIAVSQGVKDALIKKGTPANHITVIYNGTPAEKYASIDENQVKQLRIKYNIPENHRVVGCVSRLKKHVQLVKALALIDEPVTAFFLGFTAERLGIEAVEIARKKHTLHFLGMVDPSEVLAHYKLFNAYVLPSTTEGLSQAILEAMYMELPVVATRAGGNPDLVKEMENGLLFDDENIDELAQQLSKILDNPELSKKLSAGAKYTAQHTFSIDKTIENYIDYFTKLRNEK
- the lpdA gene encoding dihydrolipoyl dehydrogenase → MNYDILVLGSGPGGYVAAIRASQLGKKVAVIERAELGGICLNWGCIPTKALLKSAQIYNYASHANDYGIKIAGNIEADFEAIIKRSRGVASNMSKGIQFLFKKNKVDVIQGFGKIKPNKKIEVTDANGKIKEYSANHIILATGARSRELPNLPQDGKKIIGYREAMTLDKQPESMLVVGSGAIGSELAYFYNSIGTKVTLVEFLDTIVPLEDIEVSKQLGRSFKKAGMKVMVSSEVTNVDTSGEKCQITIKTKKGEEKIEADIVLSAVGIATNIENIGLEETGILTERGKVLVDEYFRTNVEGYYAIGDIIPGPALAHTASHEGIICVEKIAGHNPTTMDYNNNPGCTYTTPEIASVGYTEKAAKEAGFDIKVGKFPFSASGRASAGGNKEGFVKVIFDAKYGEWLGCHMIGDNVTEMIAEVIVARKLETTGREIIEAVHPHPTMSEAIMEAVAAAYGEVIHI